Genomic DNA from Niabella ginsenosidivorans:
TCTCCTCAAAGCTGTATAACTCATTCAGGCGTACATCTACCACATATTTACAGGAAGAAGGAACCACATTATGTTGTTTGTTCTCGGTCTCTATCACAGTGCAGGTCATGCGGCTGTCGCCCAGCAGGGGCGATACCTTTTCAAACCGGTAGGAATGGAACCATTCAATATCCTTTATGGCTTTTATGATGGCGTTCTCTCCTTCATTACGGGCAGCATGGCCGGCTTTTCCGTGCGCGGTGCAGTCCAGTACCATCAGTCCCCGCTCCGCTACTGCCATCTGCAGCATGGTAGGCTCACCCACAATGGCGAAATCAATCGGCGGCAGAATATTCACGGCGGCTTCAATACCATTATAGCCGGAGATCTCTTCCTCGGCACTGGCTACCAGCATTACGTTATATTTCAGGTTTTCTTTTGCATAATAGTAGACAAAGGTGGCGATCAGAGATACCAGGCAGCCGCCTGCGTCATTACTGCCCAGCCCGTACAGCTTTCCGTCTTTTTCTATTGCTTTAAAAGGATCCAGTGTGTATTTAGGATTCGGTTTTACGGTA
This window encodes:
- a CDS encoding M20 family metallo-hydrolase, with translation MQEQLYQEAVALLKQLIETPSFSKEEDQTAALIIAYLEKHSIPIKRLGNNIIAKNKFFDPAKPTLLLNSHHDTVKPNPKYTLDPFKAIEKDGKLYGLGSNDAGGCLVSLIATFVYYYAKENLKYNVMLVASAEEEISGYNGIEAAVNILPPIDFAIVGEPTMLQMAVAERGLMVLDCTAHGKAGHAARNEGENAIIKAIKDIEWFHSYRFEKVSPLLGDSRMTCTVIETENKQHNVVPSSCKYVVDVRLNELYSFEEILDAIRKNVSSEVKPRSTRLRSTSISMDHPIVQAGIAMGKTTYGSPTTSDKALMPFPGLKMGPGDSARSHTADEFIYLDEIKGGIKDYIEIVGRVI